The nucleotide window AGCCTTTTTATAAAAAATAACTTAAAAAGGACAAAAAAATAAAAAAGCAATAGCTTTTTAAAGCTATTTTAAAAACAACCAATTTTCAAGAGATTTTTCTCTTGAAATGAGTTTGATTTTGAAAGCACTTTTAAGAGTTTAATCTAAAATTATAACTTTAGATTAGAGTGCTTTTACAATCAAACTAAGTTGGTTTGATTGACAATTAAAAGGTGATGGCACTATTACAATTCCATCATCAATTTGAAGTAAATTAGCTTTAGTTCTTTAACTTATCACTGTCTAACCATAGCAAAAACACGAGAGGGGTTATAAGGTTCATTGTTTTTAAAGATGGCATAGATAATTGTTATCAGTTTTCTTGAAACAATTATTAAAGCCTCTTTTTTAGACTTACCAGCAGCTCTTTTATCGTTGTATAGTTTTCTTAGTTCACTATTGTGTCTAATGCAACTAACACTAGCTAAATAAAGAGCATGCTTAACAGTAGAATTGCCTCTTTTGCTAAGATGACCGAAAGCTTCTTTTTTACCAGAGCTATCTTGTGTAGGGTGTAAACCAATAAACCCAAGAAGCTTTGATATAGTAGGAAATCTACTTAAATCACCACATTCACCAAGTATTGCTGAGATTGTCTTAGTGGATACTCCTGGTATTGTGTGTAGGTTTTTTATGATAGATTCGGCTCTTTGTTTAGCCTCTTTTATAGCGGTTTTATCATCACTGCTTAAAGAGTCGCTATTTAATAAAGAGTCTATCTCTTTATCTAAAGTAGCTATCTCTTCTTGATACTTTTCATAAAGCCTAATTAGGCTATTTAGTGCAATAGCTCTTTGTTCTTTGGCTTTGCCTGAATATACAGAAGAGTTGGCTAACTCTAAAAGCTTTGTAGCTTTATCATAAGAGAAGTTGTTGCCCTTTATGTGTCTAAAGAGTTTTAATATACTATTAGCACTTACACCTTTGTAGTGTGCAGCGGTTGGATACTTTTTTAAAAGAGCAAGACCGCTAACACTAAAAGGGTTAATGAATTTCTCAAACTCTGGAAAAGTAACAGTAAGTAGGCTAAAGATTCTTTTTTGAATCTCTTTGGACTCTTTAAGACAATTATTTCTATTTCGATAAAGCACTCTTAAAGCCATATACTCATCACTTGCTACATATCCAGAGCTAAATCTGTCATCTTTTAGTAAAAAGGCAATATATAAAGAGTCTATGTTGTCATT belongs to Hydrogenimonas thermophila and includes:
- a CDS encoding IS110 family transposase; protein product: MRYFVGIDVSKEFHVVNVIDESEKRVLKNFKFLNSKSGFDSFKLKLLTLSKDKDSFVLGLEATGVYGENLYDFLSSNGYNTKLLNPFQTSRYRQNYTMKSVKNDNIDSLYIAFLLKDDRFSSGYVASDEYMALRVLYRNRNNCLKESKEIQKRIFSLLTVTFPEFEKFINPFSVSGLALLKKYPTAAHYKGVSANSILKLFRHIKGNNFSYDKATKLLELANSSVYSGKAKEQRAIALNSLIRLYEKYQEEIATLDKEIDSLLNSDSLSSDDKTAIKEAKQRAESIIKNLHTIPGVSTKTISAILGECGDLSRFPTISKLLGFIGLHPTQDSSGKKEAFGHLSKRGNSTVKHALYLASVSCIRHNSELRKLYNDKRAAGKSKKEALIIVSRKLITIIYAIFKNNEPYNPSRVFAMVRQ